In Stigmatopora argus isolate UIUO_Sarg chromosome 10, RoL_Sarg_1.0, whole genome shotgun sequence, the following proteins share a genomic window:
- the fzd9b gene encoding frizzled-9b — translation MSMDGCPLKVAIFLWCLLVISGSSFEIGSYELERGRPAKCEPITIPMCEGIGYNLTRMPNFMDHDDQKEAAIKLNEFAPLVAYGCDVHLRFFLCSLYAPMCTDKVSTSIPACRPMCEQARERCAPIMKKFSYTWPDSLDCSKLPTRNDPNALCMEAPENETRTEVKKGEGMLPVPPRPRQAGSGGGGRSPGGGGGSCENPDKFQFVEKSQSCAPRCSPAVDVFWSRRDKDFAFIWMTVWSVLCFVSTAFTVLTFLLEPHRFQYPERPIIFLSMCYNVYSVAFIIRSVAGAENIACDREHGELYIIQEGLESTGCTIVFLILYYFGMASSIWWVILTLTWFLAAGKKWGHEAIEAHSNYFHMAAWGVPALKTIVILTMRKVAGDELTGLCYVGSMDSGALTGFVLIPLSCYLVIGTSFILTGFVALFHIRKVMKTEGTNTEKLEKLMVKIGIYSILYTVPATCVIVCYFYERLNMDYWKLRGLQSTCSSLESHAGADCSLRASVPTVAVFMLKIFMSLVVGITSGVWVWSSKTLQTWQGLCSRKLTDRTSGRKPCSGVSCSNSHCHYKSPTTVLGVAKTDLHADSPAHV, via the coding sequence ATGAGCATGGATGGTTGTCCGCTGAAGGTGGCGATTTTCCTGTGGTGCCTGCTGGTGATTTCAGGTTCCAGTTTTGAGATAGGCTCCTACGAGCTGGAGCGAGGAAGACCGGCCAAGTGCGAGCCCATCACCATCCCCATGTGCGAGGGCATCGGCTACAACCTGACGCGCATGCCCAACTTCATGGACCACGACGATCAGAAGGAGGCCGCCATCAAGCTGAACGAGTTCGCCCCTCTGGTGGCTTACGGCTGCGACGTGCACCTCCGCTTCTTCCTCTGCTCCCTCTACGCCCCCATGTGCACCGACAAGGTGTCCACCTCCATCCCAGCCTGCAGACCCATGTGCGAGCAAGCGCGGGAGAGGTGCGCCCCCATCATGAAGAAGTTCAGCTACACCTGGCCCGACTCTCTGGACTGCTCCAAGCTGCCCACCAGGAACGACCCCAACGCCCTGTGCATGGAGGCGCCGGAGAACGAGACCAGAACCGAGGTCAAGAAAGGTGAAGGCATGCTTCCCGTGccccctcgcccccggcagGCGGgctccggcggcggcggccgctcTCCGGGCGGCGGGGGCGGCTCCTGCGAGAACCCCGATAAGTTCCAGTTTGTGGAAAAAAGTCAGTCGTGCGCCCCGCGTTGCTCTCCCGCTGTGGACGTGTTCTGGTCCAGGCGAGACAAAGACTTTGCCTTCATCTGGATGACGGTGTGGTCCGTCCTGTGCTTCGTCTCCACCGCGTTCACCGTGCTCACCTTCCTCCTGGAGCCGCATCGCTTCCAATACCCGGAGAGGCCCATCATCTTCCTGTCCATGTGCTACAATGTTTACTCGGTGGCTTTTATCATCCGTTCGGTGGCGGGTGCCGAGAACATAGCCTGCGACCGGGAGCACGGCGAGCTCTACATCATCCAGGAAGGGCTGGAGTCCACGGGTTGCACCATCGTCTTCCTCATTCTCTACTACTTCGGCATGGCCTCTTCCATCTGGTGGGTCATCCTCACGCTCACCTGGTTTCTGGCGGCAGGAAAGAAGTGGGGTCACGAGGCCATCGAAGCCCACAGCAACTACTTCCACATGGCGGCGTGGGGCGTCCCGGCTCTAAAGACCATTGTCATCCTCACCATGAGGAAGGTGGCCGGAGACGAGCTGACCGGTTTGTGCTACGTTGGCAGCATGGACTCGGGGGCGTTAACCGGCTTTGTCCTCATCCCCCTTTCTTGTTACTTGGTCATCGGCACGTCCTTCATCCTCACCGGCTTCGTGGCCCTCTTCCACATCCGCAAAGTGATGAAAACCGAAGGCACCAACACGGAGAAGCTGGAGAAGCTCATGGTGAAAATCGGCATCTACTCCATCCTCTACACGGTGCCGGCCACCTGCGTTATTGTCTGCTACTTCTACGAGAGGCTAAACATGGACTACTGGAAGCTGAGGGGCCTCCAGTCCACCTGCAGCTCCCTTGAAAGCCACGCCGGCGCCGATTGCTCGCTGCGGGCGTCCGTGCCCACCGTGGCTGTCTTCATGTTGAAGATCTTCATGTCGCTGGTGGTGGGCATCACCAGCGGCGTCTGGGTGTGGAGCTCCAAGACCCTGCAGACGTGGCAAGGGCTGTGCAGCAGGAAATTGACGGACAGGACTAGCGGCAGGAAGCCGTGCAGTGGCGTCAGCTGCAGCAACAGCCATTGCCATTACAAGTCTCCAACAAccgttctgggcgtggccaagaCGGACCTGCACGCAGACAGTCCCGCTCATGTCTGA